A region from the Thermanaeromonas toyohensis ToBE genome encodes:
- a CDS encoding alcohol dehydrogenase catalytic domain-containing protein: MKAAFYIEPGQIEIREVSLPPLEKGDWLIKVMASGVCATDAKTYLRGHPFIKPPAVLGHEVAGVVVAAPVGINNKDGPQEGDRVVVAPYIPCGRCYWCSNEQPTQCTALFATSIEPGGFAEYVRVPANTGGRALYRLPDDLDYAEASLTEPVACALHGIEASRIKAGQTVLVIGDGPMGILLARLAKVFGARVFLSGMLPHRLKIAAQGLDGIFDACHEEVDLRPYTCGRGADVVLIAVGVQEAISYGVRNVRRGGIVNFFAGLPKGTTFPLDLEQVHYGEVTFMGTFGFTPGQFARALEFIASRQIYLADLITAHYSLMETEQALKDTLACNGLKSLILPWGGEV; the protein is encoded by the coding sequence GTATCTTTACCCCCGTTAGAAAAAGGGGATTGGCTAATTAAAGTAATGGCGAGCGGCGTATGCGCTACTGATGCCAAGACTTACTTGCGGGGCCATCCATTTATAAAGCCACCAGCAGTTCTCGGGCATGAAGTGGCAGGAGTAGTGGTAGCTGCCCCAGTGGGGATTAATAACAAAGACGGGCCGCAGGAAGGGGACCGTGTGGTGGTGGCGCCTTATATTCCTTGTGGCCGTTGTTACTGGTGCAGCAATGAGCAGCCGACCCAGTGCACTGCCCTTTTTGCTACTAGCATTGAACCTGGCGGTTTTGCGGAATATGTACGTGTACCAGCAAATACTGGGGGTCGGGCGCTTTATCGCCTTCCTGACGACCTTGATTATGCTGAGGCTAGCCTGACAGAACCAGTAGCCTGTGCTTTACACGGCATTGAGGCTTCTCGCATTAAAGCCGGGCAAACAGTGCTTGTTATTGGTGATGGACCAATGGGTATCCTTTTGGCCCGCCTGGCTAAAGTCTTTGGCGCTCGCGTTTTTCTAAGTGGGATGTTACCCCACCGTCTGAAAATTGCTGCCCAGGGCCTAGATGGCATTTTCGACGCCTGCCACGAGGAAGTTGACCTACGCCCTTATACCTGCGGGCGCGGGGCTGATGTGGTACTAATTGCTGTAGGCGTACAAGAGGCGATCAGTTACGGAGTCCGTAATGTGCGTCGGGGTGGTATAGTTAACTTTTTTGCAGGGCTTCCTAAAGGTACGACTTTCCCGCTGGACCTAGAGCAGGTTCATTATGGAGAAGTTACTTTCATGGGTACTTTCGGTTTTACGCCTGGACAATTTGCCCGCGCACTCGAATTTATCGCTTCCAGACAAATATATTTAGCCGATCTTATTACCGCACACTACTCTTTGATGGAGACAGAACAAGCCCTAAAAGATACACTGGCTTGTAACGGCCTTAAGAGCTTAATACTTCCTTGGGGAGGTGAGGTATAG
- a CDS encoding ABC transporter ATP-binding protein, producing MDFVIELSGISYSYPGRENQPVLKDINLKVRRGEFIVVTGRTGSGKSTLCYILNGLIPHFFGGVLQGTARVAGLEVAKATITDLASRVGIVFQNAESQLVGLTVEEDIQFGLENLCLPPAVILERSRWAMAVTGLAGLEGRSPWRLSGGQKQRTVIAAALAMYPEVLVLDNPTAELDPLGKAEVLAVIERLNKEMGLTVVLCEQDLERSASLADRIVVLDAGRIILDDQPEAIFDNAETLQRLGLRLPQVTDLALRLRASGKWTGPLPVSVTGFLSNLPPKVQCITSTVNYGGEPLSKSAEKVSTNTAKIIVDNVSHIYPDGTKALDGVSLRVFQGEILAILGHNGSGKTTLAKHFNGLLRPTTGRVLVDGIDTKNATVAQLANRVGYVFQNPDHQIFAKTVAEELAFGPRNLGWPEEQVQEAVEVVLKEFNLQKYREKDPFFLGLAERKLLAIASILIMKPQILVLDEPATGADYTINTRIIDYIQELNKKGMTIVVITHDVEAAAGYAHRLVVMKSGQVVLAGEPGFVFRHEELLRQCYIEAPPVTKIGQELNRVGWQGDMYTVEQAYATLARLL from the coding sequence ATGGACTTTGTTATTGAGTTGAGCGGCATTAGTTATAGTTACCCTGGCCGCGAGAACCAACCGGTGCTGAAGGATATTAATTTAAAGGTAAGACGCGGTGAGTTTATTGTAGTTACAGGCCGGACAGGTTCGGGGAAAAGTACACTTTGCTATATCTTAAATGGCCTTATTCCCCATTTCTTTGGCGGTGTCCTTCAGGGGACAGCCCGTGTAGCAGGTTTAGAAGTGGCAAAGGCGACTATTACTGATTTGGCTAGCCGGGTGGGAATTGTTTTTCAAAATGCGGAATCGCAATTAGTAGGCTTAACAGTCGAAGAGGATATCCAATTTGGCTTAGAAAACCTCTGCCTTCCTCCGGCAGTAATATTAGAACGTAGCCGCTGGGCTATGGCTGTAACCGGCTTAGCAGGACTGGAAGGCCGTTCTCCTTGGCGTTTATCAGGTGGCCAAAAGCAACGAACAGTTATTGCGGCAGCATTAGCCATGTACCCCGAGGTATTGGTGCTGGACAATCCTACTGCTGAACTAGATCCCTTGGGTAAAGCTGAAGTACTTGCTGTTATCGAACGCTTAAATAAGGAGATGGGCTTGACAGTTGTACTTTGTGAACAAGACCTGGAACGTAGTGCATCTTTAGCTGACCGGATAGTTGTCTTAGATGCCGGGCGGATAATTTTAGACGATCAGCCGGAAGCTATCTTTGACAACGCCGAAACTTTGCAAAGGCTGGGACTAAGGTTACCTCAAGTAACTGATTTGGCCCTGCGTTTGAGGGCTTCAGGCAAATGGACTGGGCCTTTACCCGTGTCCGTAACGGGTTTTTTAAGTAATCTTCCACCTAAGGTCCAGTGTATTACTTCCACGGTTAATTACGGTGGCGAACCGTTATCAAAATCGGCAGAGAAAGTTAGTACCAATACGGCTAAAATTATAGTCGATAACGTTAGCCATATCTATCCAGATGGTACAAAAGCTCTGGATGGGGTATCCTTACGGGTTTTCCAGGGGGAAATACTAGCGATATTAGGACATAATGGCTCGGGTAAAACGACGCTAGCCAAACATTTCAACGGTCTGTTGCGTCCAACAACAGGTCGTGTTTTGGTAGATGGAATAGATACTAAGAATGCCACCGTCGCCCAATTGGCAAATAGAGTTGGATATGTTTTTCAAAACCCAGACCATCAAATTTTCGCGAAAACCGTGGCCGAAGAACTGGCGTTTGGACCACGCAACCTGGGCTGGCCAGAAGAGCAAGTGCAGGAGGCAGTGGAGGTCGTTCTTAAAGAATTCAATCTCCAAAAGTATCGCGAAAAAGATCCGTTTTTCCTAGGATTAGCTGAACGCAAGCTATTGGCTATTGCTTCGATATTGATTATGAAACCCCAGATTTTGGTGTTGGACGAGCCAGCAACAGGAGCTGATTACACTATCAACACCAGAATTATTGACTATATCCAGGAACTTAACAAGAAAGGGATGACCATAGTTGTCATTACTCACGATGTCGAAGCGGCTGCCGGCTATGCCCATCGCTTGGTGGTAATGAAAAGTGGCCAAGTAGTTTTGGCGGGAGAACCAGGGTTTGTTTTCCGCCATGAAGAGTTATTACGGCAATGTTATATTGAAGCGCCACCTGTAACTAAAATAGGACAAGAATTGAACAGAGTTGGCTGGCAGGGCGACATGTATACAGTAGAGCAGGCGTATGCAACCTTAGCGCGATTACTTTAG
- a CDS encoding energy-coupling factor transporter transmembrane component T family protein, producing the protein MANIRVDFFQGGNSLVTRLDPRTKLLYVAWIFIMIIVFSHPLYQALTFCTILAMIIAGRLSWRQVFRSGRLGIYVGLFSWLLWMIFLHNTGRPLAKIPLLPWPITDLGFTYGLGVAFRIFSLFFAFIVVAMTTSPRDLIAGLYYLRLPFAFSFVIGIILRLIPHFLAEHATIVEAQKSRACEFDKGGLWTRFKKHTAYVIPLCLRSLKIVSDMSVAMESRAFDPNRPRTLINRPAFQTIDYILLAVMAVWLITAVTLRLHGYGGVIPGLL; encoded by the coding sequence ATGGCAAATATTAGGGTTGATTTCTTTCAGGGTGGTAATTCACTAGTTACTCGGTTGGATCCACGGACCAAATTGCTCTATGTTGCCTGGATATTTATCATGATTATAGTTTTTAGCCACCCTTTATACCAGGCTTTGACTTTTTGTACAATACTAGCCATGATTATCGCAGGTCGTTTATCCTGGCGTCAGGTATTTCGTAGTGGACGGCTTGGTATCTACGTAGGTCTTTTTTCCTGGTTGTTATGGATGATATTTTTGCATAATACAGGCCGTCCCCTGGCTAAAATACCCCTTTTGCCATGGCCAATCACTGACCTAGGCTTTACTTATGGATTGGGAGTAGCTTTTCGGATTTTTAGTTTGTTTTTCGCCTTTATAGTAGTTGCCATGACGACCAGTCCTAGGGATTTAATAGCTGGCCTTTACTATTTACGGCTACCTTTTGCTTTCTCCTTTGTAATTGGCATTATTCTCCGGTTAATTCCCCACTTTTTAGCGGAGCATGCGACTATTGTAGAAGCTCAAAAATCTCGGGCCTGTGAATTCGATAAGGGAGGCTTGTGGACTAGATTTAAAAAGCATACAGCTTATGTTATTCCCTTGTGCTTGCGCTCCTTGAAGATTGTGAGTGATATGAGTGTAGCTATGGAATCGCGGGCTTTTGATCCTAATAGACCCCGTACATTAATCAACCGGCCAGCTTTCCAGACTATAGATTACATCCTGTTGGCAGTTATGGCTGTATGGTTGATTACTGCTGTTACCCTAAGGTTACATGGCTATGGCGGAGTTATTCCAGGGCTGTTGTAA
- a CDS encoding carbohydrate kinase family protein yields MIPAEAQCHGDNQHDNQTRKPVNTYDIVTVGAVALDIIVQVDTFPGADQLVLAKEVRRDAGGSTANIAVRLAQLGERVAFAGLVGDDAAGEYLKQAFIREGVATELITTVPGGSTATAVVMVNPAGQRAILSLGGTALYNEIAQVPSRVWESKLLYIGEAYLPLVRQLVTGACSRGQQVFYGPGGIFVREGWTALARAIQGVKGLFLNWEECMLLLSCQVRIPYQLPALGEWLARAIKKAGWWQGGLREIVVTLGAQGCIWLAPDGLFWQPAIAARVVDTTGAGDAFTAGYLAAYLKGWPVETRLKFATACASLAIEGPGARWGRITPAAVAARLQQEGGMASA; encoded by the coding sequence ATGATACCGGCAGAGGCTCAGTGCCATGGAGATAATCAACATGATAATCAAACACGGAAACCTGTTAACACTTATGATATTGTTACAGTTGGAGCCGTCGCTCTTGATATAATAGTCCAGGTGGACACTTTTCCTGGGGCCGATCAGCTGGTTCTGGCTAAGGAAGTGCGACGCGACGCTGGGGGGTCAACAGCCAATATAGCTGTCCGTCTGGCCCAGTTAGGGGAACGCGTAGCCTTTGCCGGTCTAGTCGGTGACGATGCAGCTGGCGAATACTTGAAGCAAGCCTTTATCAGGGAAGGAGTTGCTACAGAATTAATTACTACAGTACCTGGCGGTAGTACAGCGACTGCTGTTGTAATGGTTAATCCCGCGGGGCAACGTGCCATCCTTTCTTTAGGGGGGACCGCTCTATATAACGAAATCGCCCAAGTTCCATCCAGGGTCTGGGAGAGCAAGTTACTTTATATTGGTGAGGCCTACTTACCATTGGTCCGCCAGTTGGTAACCGGTGCCTGTTCCCGGGGCCAGCAAGTATTTTACGGACCAGGCGGCATTTTCGTACGGGAGGGTTGGACCGCCCTCGCTCGGGCTATCCAGGGAGTTAAGGGCCTTTTTCTCAACTGGGAAGAATGTATGCTTTTACTAAGTTGCCAAGTAAGGATACCTTATCAACTACCCGCACTAGGCGAATGGTTGGCCCGGGCCATCAAAAAGGCGGGTTGGTGGCAGGGGGGGCTAAGGGAGATAGTTGTCACTCTTGGCGCCCAGGGCTGTATCTGGCTAGCTCCTGATGGTTTATTTTGGCAACCAGCGATAGCGGCCAGGGTAGTCGATACTACCGGAGCCGGCGATGCTTTTACGGCTGGGTACTTGGCGGCTTATTTAAAAGGGTGGCCTGTGGAAACACGGTTAAAGTTTGCCACTGCCTGCGCTTCTCTGGCTATTGAGGGACCGGGGGCGCGCTGGGGGCGGATTACACCTGCAGCAGTAGCAG